A stretch of Blautia liquoris DNA encodes these proteins:
- a CDS encoding ABC transporter permease, whose protein sequence is MDSQKVTLTEDMFRRVGTNEHKSESVVRPSISYWQDAWRRLKQNKVALFSMCFLIFMVLMCIFAPYIYPHAYDEQIIENTNQGPTAQHIFGLDDLGRDIFARVWVGGRVSLAIGLVGAVVSLVVGVIYGGISGYFGGTVDNIMMRIVEVLVGIPYMIVVILVSIVLGKGMGSLILALCLTSWTGLARLVRGQILNLMESEYILAAKALGTPTYKIIFKHLLPNTLSVIIVDTTFSIPSFIFAESFLSFIGMGIQPPNTSWGAMAALGQQQMSYYPHELLFPALAISLTMLAFNLLGDGLRDAFDPKLRQ, encoded by the coding sequence ATGGATAGTCAAAAAGTGACTCTGACAGAAGATATGTTTCGTCGAGTCGGGACGAATGAACATAAATCAGAAAGTGTGGTCAGGCCAAGTATATCGTATTGGCAGGATGCATGGAGGCGTTTAAAACAAAATAAAGTTGCTTTGTTCAGCATGTGCTTCTTAATATTTATGGTATTGATGTGCATATTTGCGCCATATATTTATCCACATGCATATGATGAACAAATTATTGAGAATACGAATCAAGGCCCAACGGCTCAGCATATCTTTGGTCTGGACGATCTTGGACGAGATATCTTCGCACGTGTGTGGGTAGGAGGGCGTGTATCACTTGCAATTGGTCTCGTTGGGGCGGTGGTCTCTCTGGTTGTCGGTGTAATATATGGCGGAATCAGTGGGTATTTTGGCGGAACTGTAGATAATATTATGATGAGAATCGTGGAGGTTCTGGTTGGAATTCCATACATGATCGTAGTAATACTGGTGAGTATTGTGCTTGGAAAAGGTATGGGATCGTTGATTTTAGCCTTATGTCTTACGAGCTGGACCGGACTGGCCCGGTTGGTGAGGGGGCAGATTCTTAATTTGATGGAGAGTGAATACATACTGGCGGCGAAAGCATTAGGGACGCCAACTTATAAAATCATTTTCAAGCATTTATTACCGAATACCTTGAGTGTAATAATCGTAGATACAACATTTTCTATACCCAGTTTCATATTCGCAGAGTCATTCTTAAGCTTTATAGGAATGGGAATACAGCCTCCGAATACGAGTTGGGGAGCGATGGCAGCGCTTGGTCAGCAGCAGATGTCCTATTACCCACATGAATTACTCTTTCCGGCATTGGCGATATCGCTGACGATGCTGGCGTTTAATTTACTTGGGGATGGGCTGCGAGATGCATTTGATCCCAAATTACGTCAATAA
- a CDS encoding ABC transporter permease, with translation MVKYILKKLLYMIVTLWIIMTATFFMMNMIPGDPMQNGTKVLPEAVAKNLEKKWGLDKPITERYARYIKNFLKGDLGESYTTPGLTANEVIASRLPASLRLGLQAVIVGLVLGLLIGILAALRRNTWVDFLAIFLAIVGVSVPSFVFAALLQKSLGGSFFPIVGWVTKGMGLPEQFRVTALPTLSAAIGGMATYSRFMRSSVLDVLSNDYILTARSKGLSEGEILRRHVLRNSITPIISIVAPQVAGIVTGSFVIERIFSIPGLGRYYVDSVNGRDYPMIMATTIFFSAIFIVSIVVMDILYALVDPRVRRNLIK, from the coding sequence ATGGTTAAGTACATATTAAAGAAATTACTGTACATGATAGTCACGCTTTGGATTATTATGACAGCTACTTTTTTTATGATGAATATGATTCCGGGAGATCCTATGCAAAATGGCACAAAGGTTCTCCCGGAGGCAGTGGCGAAAAATCTGGAGAAAAAGTGGGGATTAGATAAGCCAATCACGGAACGCTATGCGCGGTATATAAAGAATTTCCTTAAAGGCGATTTAGGGGAATCCTATACAACACCCGGATTAACTGCCAATGAGGTCATTGCAAGCAGACTTCCGGCTTCTTTGAGGCTGGGGTTACAGGCGGTAATTGTTGGGCTGGTACTGGGGTTGCTCATAGGAATTCTGGCAGCACTTCGGAGAAATACATGGGTCGATTTTCTGGCTATCTTCCTAGCAATTGTGGGTGTATCAGTTCCAAGTTTTGTATTTGCCGCTTTACTGCAAAAGAGTCTCGGGGGGAGTTTCTTTCCGATTGTCGGCTGGGTTACAAAGGGAATGGGATTGCCAGAACAGTTTAGAGTTACAGCACTTCCGACATTATCCGCTGCGATAGGCGGAATGGCAACCTATTCAAGATTTATGCGTTCTTCTGTCCTGGATGTCCTGAGTAATGATTATATTTTGACGGCAAGATCGAAGGGCTTATCAGAAGGTGAGATTTTACGCAGGCATGTTTTAAGAAATAGCATTACACCAATCATATCAATCGTTGCTCCTCAGGTGGCCGGGATTGTAACCGGATCATTTGTAATTGAAAGAATTTTTTCGATACCGGGACTTGGAAGGTATTATGTGGACAGCGTAAACGGGAGAGATTATCCGATGATTATGGCAACCACGATATTCTTTTCAGCTATATTTATTGTTTCTATTGTTGTGATGGATATATTATATGCGTTAGTTGATCCGAGAGTAAGACGGAATTTGATTAAATGA
- a CDS encoding M42 family metallopeptidase, with protein sequence MLKELTQLWGVSGRERRVSDYIIDQITPYADELKRDAMGNVIALKRGCGENKKKIMTAAHMDEIGLSVVKIMDNGLILVKNVGGVSPYVAYMNRVRFANGTTGCVSCNKAVQDLKPNEIDQLYVDIGAKDKEEAKKYIQIGDCASFLGEYIKLAGDNVMSKAFDDRSACYIQIETIKQLKEVYHDIYFVFTVQEEVGLFGSTTSAESIHPDLGIAIDITGSFDIPGDDFGTPVLGKGAAIKINDSSVICDEILTQSLIDCAKEGNVPYQLDALRAGGTDAGAINKSNGGVKVLGISIPTRYGHTPNSIINLEDVRACIRLLTEFVQKPLNIVTEEIIK encoded by the coding sequence ATGCTTAAAGAATTAACACAACTTTGGGGCGTCAGTGGAAGAGAAAGGCGGGTATCGGATTATATTATTGATCAGATTACGCCATATGCAGATGAATTAAAGAGAGATGCAATGGGTAATGTGATCGCACTGAAAAGAGGATGTGGTGAAAACAAGAAAAAGATCATGACTGCAGCACATATGGATGAAATAGGATTAAGCGTTGTAAAAATTATGGATAACGGATTAATTCTGGTTAAAAATGTAGGAGGAGTTTCACCATATGTAGCTTACATGAATCGTGTCAGGTTTGCGAACGGAACAACAGGATGTGTGTCTTGTAATAAAGCTGTTCAAGATTTAAAGCCGAATGAGATTGATCAGTTGTACGTGGATATAGGAGCAAAAGATAAAGAAGAGGCAAAAAAGTATATTCAAATCGGAGACTGTGCTTCATTTTTGGGAGAGTACATAAAACTAGCTGGCGATAATGTGATGTCTAAAGCTTTCGATGACCGAAGTGCATGCTATATTCAAATTGAGACGATAAAACAATTAAAAGAAGTGTACCACGATATTTACTTTGTATTCACTGTACAGGAAGAAGTAGGATTGTTCGGATCCACTACTTCAGCAGAAAGTATTCATCCCGATTTGGGAATTGCTATAGATATCACTGGTTCCTTCGACATTCCGGGAGATGATTTTGGCACACCGGTATTAGGTAAAGGCGCAGCGATAAAAATAAATGATTCCAGTGTAATCTGTGATGAAATCCTGACGCAGTCATTGATCGACTGTGCAAAAGAAGGCAATGTACCATACCAGCTCGATGCACTAAGGGCAGGCGGTACAGATGCCGGGGCAATCAACAAATCAAATGGGGGCGTAAAAGTCTTGGGTATTTCAATACCTACCAGATATGGGCACACACCAAATAGTATTATTAATCTGGAAGATGTCAGGGCATGTATAAGATTGCTTACAGAATTTGTTCAAAAGCCCTTGAACATCGTTACAGAAGAAATAATAAAATGA
- a CDS encoding glycoside hydrolase family 172 protein, whose product MLEQLPYIGGRITRQISAENPTGNPGNACRWKNANETLDGGKNLKVHPFLQLSSGETKILADMEGPGCITEIFFTCDHVELSELVLRIYWDNEENPSVETPVGMFFANGFDAYKHEIHSAVIMALPRNAYSCYWQMPFKKHATITLTHGGTEKISCIAYRVMYQLYDIPDHMMYFHASYHRENTSFEKPIYTILDHVEGEGCYVGTYLAWNALHSDWWGEGEVKFYIDDDGFYPSMADNGTEDYFGGSFGFSPFNSDLCWNEEQTFSAPYMGMPLAVTGGADSVRKYSLYRWHIYDNIGFRHKLRVTVDTIGLWDRQGYRPLDEDIASVAYWYQCEPHRPYKRLPSAEQRMDR is encoded by the coding sequence ATGCTTGAGCAGCTGCCATATATAGGAGGAAGAATTACAAGACAGATATCCGCTGAGAATCCCACTGGGAATCCGGGAAATGCATGCAGATGGAAAAATGCAAATGAAACATTAGATGGGGGTAAGAATCTAAAAGTTCATCCGTTCTTACAGCTAAGTTCTGGCGAGACAAAGATTTTAGCAGATATGGAAGGACCTGGATGTATCACAGAAATTTTCTTTACCTGTGATCATGTGGAATTAAGTGAATTAGTGCTGCGTATTTATTGGGACAATGAAGAAAATCCATCTGTGGAAACACCAGTTGGGATGTTTTTTGCTAATGGGTTTGATGCATATAAACATGAAATCCATTCAGCAGTTATCATGGCGCTGCCTCGCAATGCGTATAGCTGCTATTGGCAGATGCCTTTTAAAAAACATGCAACGATCACTCTGACACATGGGGGTACAGAAAAAATCTCCTGCATTGCTTACCGGGTGATGTACCAACTTTATGATATCCCCGATCACATGATGTATTTTCATGCTTCTTATCATCGGGAGAACACCAGTTTCGAGAAGCCGATATATACAATATTGGATCACGTGGAGGGTGAAGGCTGTTACGTTGGCACTTACCTTGCCTGGAATGCCTTGCATAGTGATTGGTGGGGGGAAGGGGAGGTAAAATTCTATATAGACGATGACGGATTTTATCCGAGTATGGCAGATAACGGAACGGAAGACTATTTTGGAGGATCGTTTGGGTTTTCCCCATTTAATTCAGATCTATGCTGGAATGAAGAACAGACATTTTCAGCACCTTATATGGGCATGCCGCTTGCAGTTACCGGCGGGGCAGACAGCGTCAGAAAATACAGCTTATATCGATGGCATATCTATGATAATATCGGATTTCGACATAAACTTCGGGTTACGGTGGATACAATTGGTTTATGGGATAGACAAGGATATAGACCACTAGATGAAGATATTGCTTCCGTTGCGTACTGGTATCAATGTGAGCCACATAGACCCTATAAGCGCTTGCCGTCTGCAGAGCAGCGAATGGATCGCTGA
- a CDS encoding peptide ABC transporter substrate-binding protein yields the protein MFQRRYLKKAAACTLSCIMAFSMAACGGSGGNKENGSSVSQQEGKNPGDGKQVVNIAMTTDPDILDPTRSDDAQKNQITLEVQETLIRMKDGKITPGGAKSWETSDDGLVWTFHLQDNKYSDGTPVKADDYVNCMLRTFDPEVGCHNAGMFYCIEGGEAYNTGNGKREDVGIKAPDDQTLEIHLNEALPYFLLMANCANLTPVPADKTTGEDNLTYGSNAEGMMYSGPFAIESWTRGSQIVLKKNENYWDAENVKLDTVNLILAQEENTRQQMFEEGNLDMLTGINSEYRKKMQDKIDSKEVVFEENANPSSSYICFNNNDPDGVFSNAKIRKAFSLAIDRESFLKNVQKKNKPAYGLVPYGINNEESMYREEIEDPLLKSKDEDPVALFEEGLKEIGKTRDEITVTFLQSNANNDTKLNSEFFQRQWQEKFGITVKIDTAADNSTFNNTVSKGMYQICNTGWGADYNDPMTFMQCYLTGDGNNPAFFSNSEYDKLVNEAKSEQDMKTRQEKFAKAENILINEDAGIAPLSYSFQENLINKNLKDYGINGSGGPLIELKNAYME from the coding sequence ATGTTTCAACGGAGGTATCTAAAAAAGGCAGCTGCATGCACTCTGTCTTGCATCATGGCATTTAGTATGGCAGCCTGCGGCGGTTCAGGAGGAAATAAGGAGAACGGGTCGTCTGTATCTCAGCAGGAGGGAAAAAATCCGGGAGATGGTAAGCAGGTGGTAAATATTGCCATGACTACGGATCCGGACATTCTGGACCCAACCCGTTCGGATGACGCACAGAAAAATCAGATTACGCTGGAAGTCCAGGAAACTTTAATACGTATGAAGGATGGAAAGATCACACCGGGCGGTGCAAAGTCATGGGAAACTTCAGATGACGGTCTTGTCTGGACATTCCATCTGCAGGATAACAAATATTCGGATGGTACACCTGTGAAGGCGGATGATTATGTCAACTGTATGCTGAGAACCTTTGATCCGGAGGTAGGATGCCATAATGCCGGAATGTTTTATTGCATTGAGGGAGGAGAGGCTTATAATACAGGAAATGGCAAGAGGGAAGATGTGGGCATAAAAGCTCCGGATGATCAGACATTGGAGATTCATCTGAATGAAGCGCTTCCATATTTTCTTTTGATGGCTAATTGTGCAAACCTCACTCCGGTACCGGCTGATAAAACAACTGGCGAAGATAATCTTACATATGGTTCAAATGCAGAAGGAATGATGTACTCTGGCCCCTTTGCAATAGAAAGCTGGACAAGAGGAAGCCAGATCGTACTTAAGAAAAATGAAAATTACTGGGATGCAGAGAATGTTAAATTGGATACCGTTAATTTGATTCTTGCGCAGGAAGAAAATACAAGACAGCAGATGTTTGAAGAAGGTAATCTTGATATGTTAACGGGAATCAACTCTGAATACCGTAAAAAGATGCAAGATAAAATTGACTCAAAGGAAGTAGTGTTCGAGGAGAACGCAAATCCAAGTTCTTCTTATATCTGTTTTAATAATAATGATCCGGATGGTGTTTTTTCGAATGCTAAAATCAGAAAAGCATTTTCACTGGCAATCGACAGGGAAAGTTTTCTGAAAAATGTACAGAAAAAGAATAAACCGGCTTATGGATTAGTTCCTTATGGAATTAACAATGAAGAAAGCATGTATCGGGAAGAGATAGAAGATCCATTGCTGAAATCGAAAGATGAGGACCCCGTCGCCCTATTTGAAGAGGGATTAAAGGAAATTGGAAAAACCAGAGACGAGATTACTGTTACTTTCCTGCAAAGCAATGCCAATAATGATACGAAATTAAATTCTGAATTTTTCCAGAGACAATGGCAGGAGAAATTTGGAATTACGGTAAAAATTGATACAGCAGCGGATAATTCAACATTCAACAATACGGTTTCAAAGGGAATGTATCAGATTTGTAACACTGGCTGGGGTGCGGATTACAATGATCCTATGACCTTTATGCAGTGCTATCTCACCGGAGATGGTAATAATCCGGCGTTTTTCTCCAATAGTGAATATGACAAACTGGTCAACGAAGCTAAGTCCGAACAAGATATGAAGACGAGACAGGAAAAATTCGCAAAAGCTGAGAACATTTTGATTAACGAGGATGCGGGGATTGCACCACTTAGCTATAGTTTTCAGGAAAACCTGATTAACAAGAATCTCAAAGACTATGGAATTAATGGATCGGGTGGACCCCTGATTGAACTGAAAAATGCATATATGGAGTAA
- a CDS encoding ABC transporter ATP-binding protein translates to MSHLLEVNNLNVSFHTYAGEVQAVRGVSLYLDEEETLAIVGESGCGKTVTSKAIMGLIATPPGEVKKESEILYKGKNILKYSKKKWQDYRGKEAGMIFQDPMTSLNPTMKVGKQIQEGIRKHQKISKQEAKKKTIELLKKVNIPNPEERLDQYPHEFSGGMRQRVMIAIALSCNPNIMVADEPTTALDVTIQAQILKLLKDIQKSNHSSIIMITHDLGVVAGMADRIAVMYAGEIVEEGSVRDIFKNPQHPYTYALLNAVPNPELENKAELHVIKGTPPDLISPPKGCAFAPRCKCCMQVCQEYEPERTEISVGHIARCWLQDPMAKKIYKFDDARSVMME, encoded by the coding sequence ATGAGTCATTTATTAGAAGTCAATAATTTAAACGTTTCCTTTCATACCTATGCGGGTGAAGTTCAAGCTGTTCGTGGTGTGTCATTGTATTTAGATGAAGAAGAAACACTTGCAATAGTAGGTGAATCGGGATGTGGGAAGACAGTAACATCAAAAGCAATTATGGGGTTAATTGCCACCCCTCCGGGAGAGGTGAAAAAGGAAAGCGAAATCTTGTATAAGGGCAAGAATATATTAAAATATTCCAAGAAGAAATGGCAGGATTATCGGGGGAAAGAGGCGGGAATGATCTTTCAGGATCCCATGACCTCTTTAAACCCTACAATGAAGGTAGGAAAACAGATTCAGGAGGGTATCAGAAAGCATCAGAAGATCAGCAAGCAGGAGGCGAAAAAGAAAACAATAGAGCTTCTGAAGAAGGTCAATATACCGAATCCGGAAGAGCGTCTTGACCAGTATCCTCATGAATTCTCCGGCGGTATGCGTCAGCGGGTGATGATTGCCATTGCGCTGTCATGCAATCCGAATATTATGGTAGCGGACGAGCCGACCACAGCCCTCGATGTAACGATACAGGCACAGATTTTAAAGCTTCTCAAAGATATTCAGAAATCGAATCATTCCTCTATTATCATGATTACACATGATCTGGGTGTTGTTGCCGGCATGGCTGATCGTATAGCCGTTATGTATGCGGGAGAAATAGTTGAAGAGGGATCGGTGAGGGATATTTTTAAAAATCCTCAGCATCCTTATACTTATGCTCTGCTAAATGCGGTTCCCAACCCTGAGCTGGAGAATAAGGCAGAATTGCACGTAATTAAGGGAACACCTCCTGATTTAATTTCACCGCCGAAAGGTTGTGCATTTGCACCACGATGTAAATGCTGTATGCAAGTTTGTCAGGAATATGAACCGGAGAGAACAGAAATATCGGTTGGGCATATCGCGAGGTGCTGGCTTCAGGATCCGATGGCTAAAAAGATTTATAAATTTGACGATGCAAGGAGTGTGATGATGGAATGA
- a CDS encoding ABC transporter ATP-binding protein → MNTETREPLIKVTHLKKYFPLQRKKVLKAVDDVSFEIYPGETMGLVGESGCGKTTCGRTILGLYPATGGTIHYKGKDISQLKDKKDLLKFKKDVQMIFQDPYSSLNPRMTVGDIISEGMENHHLPGGHARVQELLEMVGLNKEHANRFPHEFSGGQRQRIGIARALAVKPEFIVCDEPISALDVSIQAQVVNLLMRLQEELGLTYLFIAHDLSMVRHISDRVGVMYMGQLVELAPSQELYDKPIHFYTQALLSAIPIPDPDIEKTKTVLPLEGEVGSPIDCGPGCRFNGRCKYATETCRSVTPVLKEVEKGHFVACHVINGET, encoded by the coding sequence ATGAACACGGAGACAAGAGAGCCGCTTATAAAAGTCACCCATTTGAAAAAATACTTTCCGCTTCAAAGAAAAAAAGTACTTAAAGCCGTCGATGATGTATCATTTGAGATCTATCCAGGAGAAACTATGGGACTGGTAGGTGAGTCGGGATGTGGGAAAACAACGTGCGGAAGAACAATATTAGGCCTGTATCCGGCCACCGGCGGAACCATTCATTATAAAGGCAAGGACATCAGCCAGCTAAAAGATAAAAAAGATCTTCTGAAATTCAAGAAAGATGTACAGATGATCTTTCAGGACCCCTATTCATCATTAAATCCTCGTATGACGGTAGGCGATATTATATCAGAAGGAATGGAAAACCACCATTTACCAGGGGGACATGCCAGAGTACAGGAATTGTTGGAAATGGTTGGATTAAACAAAGAGCATGCGAATCGCTTTCCACATGAGTTTTCTGGTGGTCAGAGGCAGAGAATCGGTATTGCCCGTGCATTAGCTGTCAAACCTGAATTTATCGTATGCGATGAGCCTATATCTGCACTGGATGTATCCATACAGGCCCAGGTTGTCAATCTCCTGATGCGCCTTCAGGAGGAATTAGGTCTTACATATTTATTTATTGCCCACGATTTGTCTATGGTTCGTCATATTTCTGATCGTGTAGGGGTTATGTATATGGGTCAATTGGTAGAACTGGCTCCAAGTCAGGAACTCTATGATAAGCCGATACACTTTTATACGCAGGCTCTGCTTTCAGCAATACCAATTCCGGATCCTGATATTGAGAAAACTAAGACGGTTCTTCCACTGGAGGGTGAAGTCGGAAGTCCGATAGACTGCGGACCTGGATGTCGATTTAATGGAAGGTGCAAATATGCTACGGAAACCTGCAGAAGCGTTACACCAGTACTAAAAGAAGTTGAAAAAGGACATTTTGTCGCGTGCCATGTAATAAATGGTGAAACGTAA
- a CDS encoding response regulator translates to MKKVMIVDDNSISSEGIARNIDWNSMDAQVIHIESSGAAAITSMKAEPVDLIISDIEMPDLDGISMSSLAVSINPSVKIILISAYDKFEYAKRAIRLGVCDYIEKPIDYDYLTEKTKHALLSIDQENHNRELIEQSRPLMIEKFFLDLMTYKGKDAESYLGRYPVFLNLDLNFDYFNVVKVNFGNSRELEEQLGITRYQMEVLHVIDLLRDRYGIFDRMFFVKELNDIIMILAQNTKNPNHFLQSTHKVLSSLLEDYPSNLLKMNIGIGSIVNDIWDLHISYENAAHALKYHFFFPHQNIFDAKEALGQDFSLLSFSDSSEEEFISLLCQKDLLAIEKWLHTFFLEQTQKYPTKNMMFIRIYSLLGRILKFLYELNIDTSDLESEIIEAYTHFDSFQTYEQFYEWMNQLCVHVCKKMDTSLDTYHNQVCELAHIYISENYDDSSLSLNDIARHVNVSPSYMSALYKKVRKISISDTITSYRIDKACKYLVNSNISLKEISSRCGYANQYYFSNSFKKKIGVSPSAYREKNGGE, encoded by the coding sequence ATGAAAAAAGTTATGATTGTTGATGATAACTCTATTTCCAGTGAGGGAATTGCCAGAAATATTGACTGGAACTCTATGGATGCCCAGGTAATACATATTGAATCCAGTGGAGCTGCCGCTATCACATCAATGAAAGCGGAACCCGTCGACTTAATTATATCTGACATCGAAATGCCTGATCTTGATGGAATCTCCATGAGCAGCCTTGCTGTCTCCATCAATCCATCGGTGAAAATAATTCTGATCAGTGCCTATGATAAGTTCGAGTACGCAAAACGGGCAATTCGTCTGGGTGTATGTGATTATATTGAAAAGCCAATTGACTATGATTACTTAACTGAAAAAACTAAACACGCTCTGCTATCCATCGATCAGGAAAATCACAACAGAGAGCTCATCGAACAGAGCCGTCCTCTTATGATCGAGAAATTTTTTCTGGATCTTATGACATATAAGGGCAAAGATGCCGAATCTTACCTTGGACGATACCCTGTATTCTTAAATCTAGATTTAAACTTTGACTATTTTAACGTAGTAAAAGTCAATTTTGGAAATTCAAGAGAACTAGAGGAACAACTTGGAATCACAAGATATCAGATGGAGGTCCTTCACGTTATAGATCTTCTTCGGGATAGGTATGGGATCTTTGACCGGATGTTTTTTGTAAAAGAGCTTAATGATATTATCATGATTCTGGCACAAAATACGAAAAACCCCAATCACTTTCTTCAGTCCACACATAAAGTGCTTTCTTCCTTATTAGAAGACTATCCCAGTAATTTATTGAAGATGAATATTGGTATAGGAAGCATTGTGAACGATATTTGGGATCTCCATATCTCTTATGAAAATGCTGCTCATGCATTAAAATATCATTTTTTCTTTCCACATCAGAATATCTTTGATGCAAAAGAAGCTTTGGGACAAGATTTCAGTCTTTTATCATTCTCCGACTCCAGTGAGGAAGAGTTTATCAGCCTGCTGTGTCAAAAAGATCTTCTGGCAATAGAGAAATGGCTTCATACATTTTTTCTGGAACAAACGCAGAAGTATCCAACAAAAAATATGATGTTTATCCGAATCTATTCTCTTCTTGGAAGAATCTTGAAGTTCTTATATGAGCTGAATATCGATACTTCCGATCTCGAAAGTGAAATCATAGAAGCATACACACATTTTGATTCTTTTCAGACTTATGAACAGTTCTATGAATGGATGAATCAGTTATGTGTTCATGTATGTAAAAAAATGGATACATCTCTTGATACATATCATAATCAGGTATGTGAACTGGCCCATATCTATATTTCCGAGAATTACGATGACAGTTCCCTTTCTCTCAATGATATCGCCAGACATGTTAATGTCAGTCCTTCCTACATGAGTGCACTCTATAAAAAGGTCAGAAAGATCAGTATTAGCGACACCATCACAAGCTATAGAATTGACAAGGCTTGTAAATATCTTGTCAATTCCAATATTTCATTAAAGGAAATCAGTAGCAGATGTGGGTATGCCAATCAATATTACTTCAGTAACAGCTTTAAAAAAAAGATAGGGGTATCTCCTTCCGCTTACAGAGAGAAAAATGGCGGGGAATAG
- the xylB gene encoding xylulokinase, with product MDYLMGIDLGTSSLKTLIMERNGKIIALSKCRYDVQSPMPGYMEQDPKIWWQACVQTIRDCLYKSGINSDEIASLGFSGQMHGLVLLDNKKELIRPAILHNDARSGDEVKELYELLGMKNIQEHLMNPLFTGSQITSLYWMKKNEVRQFRKIRYILSPKDYLLFRLTGVICTDYSDASATLLYDIKENRWWKKALECIGLSDLRMAPVQESIISVGKVLEAAGEETGISKKTVVCVGGGDQVMQALGNGVVEPGKATVTIGSSGQIFIPTDCPVGNPNYNMHTFCGAQENTWFSMGAILSAGLSLKWAGSVLEVNDFAELSRRAELAPAGSGGILFLPYLNGERTPHMNPMLRGGILGLNTKTGTNDFVRSVMEGVAFALREAMETCLQITPDPTLWIASGGGTQSNIWMEILADILGKPLYISKVEENAAVGAAITAGVGAGVYRNLKEGCKEVVSYQPDPVVPDVERIKQYEELYQIFKESYTANKMGLEKLSQIQRRDQDA from the coding sequence ATGGACTATTTAATGGGAATTGATCTGGGAACGTCAAGTCTAAAGACTTTGATTATGGAAAGAAACGGAAAGATTATTGCACTGTCAAAATGCAGATATGATGTCCAGTCACCAATGCCCGGATATATGGAACAGGATCCCAAGATATGGTGGCAGGCTTGTGTGCAGACAATCAGGGATTGTCTATACAAGTCCGGAATAAATTCGGATGAGATAGCGTCACTTGGTTTTTCAGGACAGATGCATGGACTTGTATTACTGGACAATAAGAAAGAACTAATTCGTCCGGCGATTTTACATAATGATGCAAGATCCGGTGATGAAGTAAAGGAGTTATATGAATTGTTGGGAATGAAAAACATTCAGGAGCATCTCATGAATCCACTTTTCACTGGTTCTCAGATTACATCTTTATACTGGATGAAGAAGAATGAAGTCAGACAGTTTCGAAAAATCCGATATATTCTTTCACCTAAAGATTACTTACTGTTCAGGTTGACGGGCGTCATCTGTACAGACTACTCAGATGCTTCTGCTACACTTCTTTATGATATCAAAGAAAATCGCTGGTGGAAGAAAGCTTTGGAGTGTATCGGTCTGTCTGATTTGCGCATGGCACCGGTTCAAGAGTCAATAATTTCTGTTGGAAAGGTATTGGAAGCAGCAGGAGAAGAAACTGGAATTTCGAAAAAAACGGTTGTTTGCGTCGGAGGAGGAGATCAGGTTATGCAGGCACTGGGGAATGGAGTAGTGGAACCTGGTAAGGCTACAGTGACGATTGGAAGTAGTGGCCAGATTTTTATTCCAACAGACTGCCCTGTTGGGAATCCGAATTATAATATGCATACTTTTTGTGGAGCACAGGAAAATACATGGTTTTCTATGGGCGCAATCCTGTCCGCAGGACTAAGTTTAAAATGGGCGGGAAGTGTTCTGGAAGTAAACGATTTTGCAGAACTTAGCAGAAGAGCGGAACTTGCCCCGGCCGGGAGTGGTGGCATTCTTTTTCTCCCCTATCTGAATGGAGAGAGAACTCCACATATGAACCCTATGCTTCGTGGGGGAATTTTAGGTTTGAATACGAAAACAGGGACAAACGATTTTGTACGATCTGTAATGGAAGGGGTGGCATTCGCTTTAAGAGAAGCAATGGAAACATGTCTGCAGATAACACCAGATCCAACACTATGGATCGCATCAGGAGGAGGGACGCAAAGTAACATCTGGATGGAAATTTTAGCAGATATTCTTGGCAAGCCACTTTATATATCAAAAGTGGAGGAAAATGCAGCAGTTGGAGCTGCCATCACAGCTGGGGTGGGGGCTGGTGTTTACCGAAACCTAAAAGAGGGATGTAAAGAGGTAGTATCTTATCAGCCAGATCCAGTTGTTCCAGATGTAGAGCGAATAAAACAATATGAAGAATTGTATCAGATATTCAAAGAAAGTTATACCGCAAATAAGATGGGACTGGAAAAATTGTCACAAATTCAAAGGAGAGATCAGGATGCTTGA